From a region of the Calliphora vicina chromosome 4, idCalVici1.1, whole genome shotgun sequence genome:
- the LOC135959194 gene encoding uncharacterized protein LOC135959194, whose translation MGCCGSKDLDKKKSWSPSETNNGSTSSTIIAQPSDDSGTGTFRKKNYTTTLNHTIMTTTTNSTENTTEN comes from the exons atgggtTGCTGTGGCTCTAAGGATTTGGATAAGAAAAAATCATGGAGTCCTTCGGAAACAAATAATGGA AGTACCTCATCCACGATTATAGCACAACCCAGTGATGATTCGGGTACTGGTACTTTTCGCAAGAAAAACTACACAACAACGCTGAATCATACCATAATGACAACAACCACAAACTCTACAGAAAATACCACAGAGAATTAG